In Pelosinus sp. UFO1, one genomic interval encodes:
- the rpsU gene encoding 30S ribosomal protein S21, producing the protein MSEVKVGKNETIDSALRRFKRTCQKAGTLAEIRKREHYEKPSVKRKKKSEAARKRKF; encoded by the coding sequence ATGTCAGAAGTTAAAGTTGGAAAAAATGAAACAATTGATAGTGCACTCCGCAGATTTAAACGTACTTGTCAAAAAGCCGGCACTCTTGCTGAAATAAGGAAGCGCGAACATTATGAAAAACCTAGCGTAAAGCGCAAGAAAAAATCCGAAGCAGCGCGTAAACGTAAGTTTTAG
- a CDS encoding histidine triad nucleotide-binding protein, giving the protein MPQECIFCKIAANEIPVTAIYEDEHMIVFPDINPVAPVHVLVIPKKHIANLLELASEDVSLMGHILSTIPKIASKLGIDEDGFRLVVNTKENGGQTVHHLHWHLLGGRAMTWPPG; this is encoded by the coding sequence ATGCCACAGGAATGTATTTTTTGCAAAATTGCGGCCAATGAGATACCTGTAACGGCAATATACGAGGATGAACATATGATTGTTTTTCCTGATATTAATCCCGTTGCTCCTGTCCATGTGTTAGTAATTCCCAAAAAGCATATTGCTAATCTTCTAGAACTGGCGTCTGAAGATGTTTCACTAATGGGTCATATCTTATCAACCATACCAAAGATTGCGTCTAAATTAGGAATAGATGAAGATGGATTCCGTTTGGTCGTAAATACGAAGGAGAATGGTGGACAAACGGTTCATCATTTGCACTGGCACTTGTTAGGTGGTAGAGCAATGACTTGGCCACCAGGTTGA
- a CDS encoding GatB/YqeY domain-containing protein — MSLKERLTEDMKQAMKSKEAGKLHLSVIRMVRANIKNVEIDSKQELSDDGVLDVVAKEVKMRRDSIEEFKKGNRPDLVENLEQEVAILMNYLPEQLSEAEVRTLVEQAVVEAKAVSPKDMGKVMAVLMPKVKGRADGKLVNTIVRELLNQ, encoded by the coding sequence ATGTCTTTGAAAGAAAGATTGACAGAAGATATGAAGCAGGCCATGAAGAGCAAAGAGGCAGGTAAGTTGCACCTTTCTGTTATACGTATGGTACGTGCTAACATAAAGAATGTCGAGATTGACAGTAAACAAGAGCTTTCTGATGATGGGGTTTTAGATGTTGTAGCCAAGGAAGTAAAAATGCGTCGAGATTCAATTGAAGAGTTCAAAAAAGGTAATCGCCCAGATTTGGTTGAAAACCTTGAACAAGAGGTTGCTATCTTGATGAATTACTTGCCGGAACAACTAAGTGAAGCTGAAGTTCGCACTTTAGTGGAGCAGGCTGTAGTGGAAGCCAAAGCCGTTAGCCCTAAAGATATGGGTAAAGTGATGGCTGTACTTATGCCGAAAGTTAAGGGACGTGCTGATGGAAAGTTAGTCAATACCATTGTACGTGAGTTGCTAAATCAATGA